A region of the Leopardus geoffroyi isolate Oge1 chromosome C2, O.geoffroyi_Oge1_pat1.0, whole genome shotgun sequence genome:
AGGCGGGCCCTGGGCAGAGAACCAGCCAGACCACCAGAGAATAGTAGAAGCCACTTGAGCAAATCAGTAAGGAGGTTAGTAAGGAGCTGCTGGAATAGTTAACAACAAAGCCTGGGATTTCTTACCCTTTCCTCACAAGTGCTTAAAGTGTAGCTCTCAGGAGAATGTCACCTAAGCCTCAGGACACCCCCGTGATATTAGTAGAGACTGGAGTCACCAGATCACGGGGAGAGGTGCCCCAGGGGCCTCGAGTCGCCGAGGGACCTGTGAGGTGGCATGCAGCAGGTCGGTGTCTGCACCAGGGCATGTGGTGCAATTCTGACTCCCTGCATCACACGGCCACCCAGCAGGGCCCGGAGCCTTCCTGATGCTTGGGCTCTGACTTCGGTTCTTTGCTTGTTTCTCAGTCCTCCTCTTGTCTGGCTGCCAGGTGGTGACGGTCTGTGGTTCCTTCAACTCTAGCCCTTTgggaaagaaggaatgagaagGATACTTTGAGATCCTCCAGTGGAGCATTTGTTTCTACAACACCCTATGCCTAATGGTTCACGGTGCTTAGATCCCTCATTAAAATCCCTGTCCAACCTCCCGTGGCCATCTTCCCACATCCCACCTTTACAATGAAAACTAAGCACTCCTCTGGTTTGCCTGTAGATCCAAGAATCGGCCCTTAGCCCCTTGGTGGAAACAGGTAGAACAGGaaccagttcctttttttttttttttttaagtttatttattttgagagagagagagagagagagagagcaagcacgagcctgagtgggagaggggcagagagggagggagagagagagagagagagagagagagaatcccaagcaggctccacactgtcaacagagcctgatgtggggctcgaacccacgaactgtgagatcatgacctgagccgaaatcaagagttggatgttcaaccaactgagccacccaggctcccccaggaaCTAATTTCGATGCCCTTCgtcaagttatttaacctctcccaGCCTCCATTTACCTAGCAGTACAAATCAATAAGGTGTTAACTGAAATAAAAGTAATTCTTCACATGGGCTTAAGTACAGACATGAATAGAAACGTGGAACATGTGGTAGATCCTCGGTTGGTGGCGTTGAAATCAGGGACAAAGCTGTCATAAGGACATGGGGGCAATTTCAGCCCCTGTGGCCACGAGTCAGGAAACTGTCAACCACTCCTTCCTGGTTCCACAGGCTTGAGGGGGGTTGGGGTTGGCACAGAGCAGCCACGGGAGGGGAAAACTCGAcccggggaaggggcagagacctCCAGTCATATGAGATGAAGCAGAAGGGGTACTTATTTGGCCCCGGACAAGAGCTCATTTCCAAGAATTTGTAGCAAAGGCAGTTAATCACGAGAGCCTGAAAAATGCACAACTTCAAAGAGCATCTTTCGGATGAGAATCTTCTCAACTAGCTGAGCCGTTTAGAAGAATCTTCTTATCTAAGCCATTGATGTctggagagagtgagacagaaagaCCAGGAGGACACACGGACAGAGACAGGCTGAAGCTGTTGTCAGCCCCTAGAAAGGGAAGTCACGGTTGTCCCGACGCAGTCACGGCCACCAGCGCATCGTGTTGTGTTTGGTCCGAGACAGGCCTCTGTGTCTGAGCGTGGGGCCGCCGGCCGGGGCCGGCGCTGTGCTGGGAAATCACAGGCCGCGCGGGACGTGGTTTGCTTTACAGTCACGAGGTGGGAGCCCCTCAGGAAGGAGGTCCAAGGACAAAGAGTGCCCAAAGCCTGTCCGGCCTGCGCCCCCTGCCACACTGCCCTCTAGAGGGATTTCCTGTCCCAGCGTCTACCTGCTGGGGGGACCCTTTGCTGTGGGGACCACAGCCAGGCTTCCCTCAGGGTTGGAGCCCTGCTCTGAGCCTCCTGATTTCCCACAGGGGTCAAGAAGCCGAAAGGTCTCTCCTAAGATGGGCCAAACTTCGAAACCCTTGTGGATAGAAGTTTACCTTCCTTTTCTCGCCCCAGAGTTGTGGCATTCCAAGTTTGTCTTCAGGACAAGAAAGGGAGGCCCCGGAGGAGTCCCGTCGCCTGAGTTCTTGCTCACGTTTTCCTTCTTGCTCACTCTCCTTTATCTTTCCTGCcctgtttcttctcctcctccctctaaaCTGCCTCTTCTCTGCAGGTAATTGGGGTCAAGTCTCTGTCAACCTAAAAATCGTAAGAAACAACCTTTGAGGCCATCTGGCCTTCAGGTTGctcgcccctgcccctccctgctgacctccttccctctctcccttttacaGATACTCACTGAggccctgctgtgtgccaggcagtgatGTCACAGCAGTGAACAGGACAGACAAAAATCCCTCCCCTCATGGAGCTGACCTTCCGTTGGGAGTAGACGGACAGTAAATGAATAGGCAGGGTCTTACGGGGCCACAGACAAAAACAGGAGCAGGATCGAGGCCAGGAACGTGTCTGCGGTGGACCGGGCTTGATTTCTGTGGTGTGGTCAGGGAAGAAGATGACCCTTAACGAAGGGATAGAAAGAGCTGGAACAGTAAAAGACACCAGTCAGAGACATGTGCAAGTGAGGGGTCCTGGGGAGTGTAGTTGAAAGGCCCTGGGGCGGGGAGGCCCTGGCAAGCTGAGGAGCGGTGAGACGGTGAATGTGCCGGGAGGGGAGCGACAGGGCCGGGGCCTGAGAGGAAGCGAGCACAAGATGGCCGGTATATTTTCATCCTCGCTGTTAGGAGTCACCACCAGCTTTGGCTGAGGTGTGCCACCGTCCAGCTCTTGTTTCCACCCTTCACTGGTCTCTTCGTGCAGCGCGAGGGAAGGAGTCACACACGCAGTTGTCGGGCACTTCGTGTGTGATGGACCTGGGGGATTTGATGGCGGGGAGGAGAGGCGAGCCCTTGCCCTTCCAGAGTTCGTGGTCTGGCCCTGCCACCCTTCCTGGGGAGCTCCCGCCTTTACTACGGACTCGTCTCCCAGGCGCCAACGTGGCCCCACAGCCACCCAGCTCCCCCTTGGCCTGCCCCAGCTGCTGACGGTAGTAGTTACAAGTGTGGGCTCTGAAGCCAGTCTGCCCGGGTTCCGAATCTGGGGCTGCTGCTtatctgctgtgtgaccttgggaaaaccACTCCCCGTCTCTGAGCCTCGGGCGATAGAATAGAAGCTGCCTTTTAGGGACTGGAGAGAATGAAATGAGGGGCTTGGACAGTGTCTGGAACACCGTAGGCTTCAGTCACCTCACACTGTATTGAGCCTCACTACACCCTCCGGGGGATTTTTGGTCTCAtctccagtttgcagatgagGCAGCCATAGCTCAAGTGGAAGCCGGAGGCCCGTAGGGCCCCGGCAGGCGTTCCTTCTCTCTAGATACTGCCCCGCCACTTTCTTCGTGGCCAGCCCCTCCGCTCAGCCCAGATGCCCCCTCCTCAGAAAAGGTTTTCCTGACCAGCCGCCCAGTTCCTACCCGCTCCCCACTGGTCTCTCTCGTAATTAGAGACGTGTTCCGCAGCGTCTTGTATGCCTGCTTGTCGGCTCGGGGAGGGCAGGGACCGCGTTGGGGTTGGTCCCTGGAGCAGGCTTTCAGGCACGCTGGAGGCATTCGTTGAGGACTCGGGAATGAACGGGCGCTCAGATGAATTAGAGATCGCAGTGGGAATCCCGGAATCCGTGGGTCAGCTCCAGTGTGCGGTCTTCCCCTGACGGTCACGCGGGGCCTTCCGGGCTCCTGCCGCCCACGGCTCTCACCGCCCCGAGGGGACACTCCCATGCCAGCGGTAGGAGCACCTTGCTCTGGTGACGCAGGGGCGGCTGCTCTGCGGGACTTCAAAACACGATCTGTGGCTCCTGGGGTCCTGGGGACCATGTGGCTACACAGCCACGGAGGGCCATTCCCACGTGAATCTGTCCTTCTCCCTTCCAGGGGCTCAGTAGAGACAGGACCCAGCCCGAAGAGCGGCAGGCTCTGGCCTCGGAGCCCACAGCCTGGGTTCAGGCTTCGGCACTGCCTCGGGCCACCGGTGCCATCGGGACGAggccctgtgtctctctgacACCCAGCTTTGTCACCCGTGGGTCCAGAGCCCTGGCCCCGACCGTCACCAGAAGTCCCCGAGAGGCAGTCAGCGTGGTGGTTAAGGGGGCGGGCTCTGGAGCCAGTccccctgggttcaaatcccagctctgccctatAGAAGCTGCGTGAAGTGGGGTGGTCATGTGACCTCTCTAAGCCTCCGTTATCTGCTCAGTGAAAGGGGTAGAATGGCGGCTCCTCCCTCGTAAAGCTGTTCAGATAATTAATTAGGTTAATGCATGTGAAACActtagtacctggcacacagtaagtgctcctTTAAATTAGCATCCTTTAAATTAGATGGTAGCGAATTTGTATTGTGAGCTGTTGACACACCAggacatatgtgtatacacacacacacacccaagctCGAGCTGTGCCGCCTGGTTCGGCAGCCACAAGCCACCTGTGGCTGCTGAGTGCCTGGAATGTGGCTGAAGAGCTGTCATTATGAAATAGACACTCAATTTCAAGCacttagtatttaaaaatgtaaaacagctcCTTAATGatgttttatattgattacacgttcatacaaatattttggatatatctgGCGACACAGAATATTGTATCAAATTTAATCCCTCATGTCTCTCTTGACGCGTTAACGTAACGGCTCCTCGCGTGCTGGTCTCAGAAAGGCAGGCTGGTGGCAGGTCTCGCTGGGGAAAACATTTTGTCCTGATGAGCTCATCATAATAGGTGCTATGTAGTGCCAGGGAAGACGGCCTCACAAAGCCGTGTGTgtgttactgttgttgttattgtcacTACTTCAACATTCCCACAAGCGCTGGAGGAGAGTCAAATCCGATCAGGATCTGCCCACCAGTTGCCAAATACAATTAGTGCACAGACCGAGATGTGTGAGCAATTTGAGCTTTTCTCCTTTGCCGGGAAACTCAGAAGTCGCTGGCTGCCCCCCTCGGGGGGTTACAAGGTGGGAGAGATTCCGAGGAGGGAGTCCACTTTGTTAATAATTGAACAGATATTCATTAGCCACCTGCTGTGTGGACAACACTGCCCTAGATGCTAAAGATACAGCAGGGAGCAGGTCAGATAAAGAGCCAGCCTCCTTCTAGGAGCTCATCTTCTACAGGGCCAGTGGTCAGCAAGCTCAGAGAGTGACGGTGCTGCGGGGAAAAGAAAGCAGGGCGATGGGGCAGACTGGAACACTACCCGGCAAGGAAAAAGAACCGGGGCTTTATGCACTACGGCGGAGAACGTCAGAGATGCTATGGACTAAGTAAAGGCCAACACAAGAGAGACTATAGTGTAGGATCCCCTTTATGTAAAGCTCAAGAACAGGCAAAAGCGATCTGTGGGAATCGGGGTCCAAATAATggttatttgggggaggggattggATCAGGAGGGGCCAAGGGAGCCTGTAGGAGCTGGAACTCTTTGTGTCTTGATCTGGGTGGGTGCACCCTTAGGGGGAAATACATGCAGCTCTACCTCTGAGCTGTGTGCACACTCAAGGCCAGCACGTTATGCTCATTATCTACGGCCGTACGTCGAGTTGCCACAAAACTTAGCAGCAATAAACAATGAGCGTTATTATCTCACGGGGTCCCTGTGAGTTAGGAACAGACTCAGCTGGGTGCCTCTGGATCAGGGTCTTTCATAAAGTTGCAGAAGGGCTGCCGGGGCAGTGGGGGGGCGGCTCCTCACAGCTACCTGGCAAGATAGTGCTGGTTATTGCCAGGAGAGCTCGGTTCCCTCCCGCATGGACCTTTCCATGGGGCTGCCAGAGTGTCCTCATGACGTGTCAAGCAGCTTTCCCCAAAATGAGATTGAAGAGAGCAGTCAGGGAGGAGTCCACGGTGCCTCGCCTCCTAGGACTTACTCTCCAGAGTCCTACCCGTTGCTTCTCGTGGATTCTATGTTAGCACCAAGTCACTGggtcctgcccacactcaaggggcAGAGGAATGAAGCTTTACTCCTTAAAAGGAGTAGTAGCAAAGAATTTGTGGGCGTTTGTTAAAACCACTGCACATGCTATACCccagttttaaaacaattttatatttcaaataaaagggGTGATATGACAGAAAGTAATAGGTTTTAGGAAGTGTGTTCCCTGTGCATCCTGAGGAGGTGACGTTTGAACTGAGCTCTGAGTAGGGAGAATCGTGAAAACCAAGGGAAAGGCATcaaaggcagagggaacagcaaatgcataTGCTTTGCTGTGACACTGAGTTGCTAGAGATTCAGAAAGACCAATATGGCCAATATGGCGAGGGGAAAGAGGAGCGGGGGCGGGATAGACAGAGGTCACGGACGCTGCTGCGGGAAGAAGTGTGAATGTCCTGGATCTAAAACGGCTCAAAGCCATTGGAGGGAGCTTAGCAAGGGCGAGGCCCCTCTGGTGAATGTTTTGGACCCTGTGCTGTGGCTGTAGGAATGGGAGTGGAGGCCATCCCCGGAGGAGAGGCGATGGCGGTTTGGATTAGAGCAGTCACAGGAACGAGGGGAGAAGGGTGTCGACCGGTCCCTCCTCTGTTCCTGGGATCCCATGTGCTCAGATCTTGCCACGGCTCCAATCTCTGGCAGTCTGCTCCCCGGGGGCACCCAAAAGGCAGTGGAACGATGCTCCGTTGTCCTTGCTAAAGGCAGGAAGGCCGCAGTCTGTTTTGGCCCTCAGCAGCGCTCTGTGCTGCCCGACAGGGCTCTCCTTAGGGGAGTCAGCCTCGCCCGGGCTAATTTTACCCACCTCGTGGAACTTGCATGCTCCTCTTTCAGATGAAATACCCTCATTTCAAACAAAGGGCGTTTTTTAATACCGGTGAAGCACTTGGTAGTTGCCACTGGCATTTGACTTGACCAAAGTGAAAGTCCTTGGTTTGTGCCCAGAGGCGGGCCTGGCCGGAAGCCGTGAGGAAGATGCCCGCTGCCCACTGGGCCCAGCCGGGGCAGGGTGGGCGTGGCGGCCCTCCTGATAAAAGAAGACGTTGACCGTTCTCCCATCTCAGGCCACGTGCCTTCGTCTCCAGACAGCCCGTTGATACTTGCTTCTGGTTTTGAACTTCtctagagagagaaaggcaaCAGAACATAAACGCTTCATGAGAATCCTAACACTTTCCGACTCCTGAGGAGGGACCCCCTTCAGAATAGGAGAGTCTGTGCACTGCAGTTTGGATTTGGATTTCCAAGTGAGCTGTTGACAGCTTGCGAACGCCTAAATCTTGgtcttctgttcctttccagcAAACCCTGGTTTCCTTCATTATTGCAGGGACAGATCTAGAGCATTCCCTTCTTGGCAGCGTGCTACGGCTGCAAAGACTTCTTTAGTACCTCCTTGATTCCAAACTGGAAAAGCGCCTGGAGATTTTGAGCCCATACGTACTGAGCCTACTCGACTCTGCCCATCGCACGATACCTCCCTACGCAGGCACATTTCCTCCTGATCCTCCAGGTGGTTGAAGGGAACATGGGCTGGGGGCTAGGAGTCCTGTGGTCTGCCCTGGCACCATTGCTCGCGTGACCTTGGGCActgtccttccccccacccccaccccccgccctgccccccgccaAAGGCTTTCAGGGGAACTCAGGTGCACAAGTAACTCTCGGTTCCTTTGCTGCTCTGACTCTGGCAATGGCTTCGTAGCCCATCAGCTACCAAGATGAAGTGCAACAGGTCAGCCGATCAGGGACCCACAGGAAATGGCTCAGAGAGGCCCCTGGGCAAATACCTGAGAGGCAGAAACAGCCACCCATCCAGAGAAGAGGAATCTTTGTAATGGTTTAGTGACCACTCACATTCAGATGCTTTCCAGTTCACGGTGCCGCTTGGTCACAGAATAGGAATATTAAGTTTGAGGTTGTGCGTCTCTCGCCTCAAGTTTGTAAAATTTTCCGTTTCCAGACCACAGGCCGTGCACTCCCGTATACCGGTAGGTCACCATGGATAACTGTTCAGGTTGTACACGGTGCAAAGGCACCCAGCTAAGAAGGCAAATGAGGCTCATATCCAGATTAACGCCAGGCCAGAGGTCATCTCACCTTAGGCGGCTGGAGCGGATAGCAGCCTGCGGAGGAACGAGGCAGCTGTGAAGCAGAGGCTAAGAGCATAGTGGAGTGCTTAAGTGCTGGAGACAGGTCGCCTGAAGCGAGTCGTGCCATCTTGTAGTTAGGTGACCAAGGACAAGCTGTTTATTCGCATTGgtttccccgtctgtaaaatgggataaccATAGTCCTAACTCCTGGGTTGATACAAGAATTAAACAATATGTTAAAAGTTAGCATGGTACCTGGCACGTAGTCGCTGATCAATAAAAACATTAGCTACTATAAGTTGGAGGCGGGAGTGCTAATCATTCACCGTTCTCCTCTCAGGAGATGTCctgaccaagagtcagacgtttttTAATCCACGAGCGTCCCATGCCCTCACTTTACGGGGCGGGACATCCTCATGCTCCTGCCCAAGTCCGAGTCCTGCATGTAAGAGGAGGGCTGGCTCCTGGCCCAGTCTTCTTGGAGGTTCAGGGAACACCAGAGCAAGGACCCAAGAACATGCGACCTTTCCAGTGTGACCGCCCTGCCCCCTGGCTAACTGTGCTCCAGTGGCTATGAGGCCTTTGCGGTCACTTAGCCAGTCAGGATGGTCCTCTGCACGGGAGCTGTCCttaccccccaaccccccagcacTTGCCTTCAAGAGAAAAGATTTGACCTAGTTCCTGCTTTAGGAGtcttggtgagaatatggagagtggggagggctgTACGTCTGGGACTTCCCTGCCAGCTGGGAGTCCTGTGGCTTCGTCCGAGAGCCACCCCCTCTGCACGTGGCCGCATCCCAGGAAGATGGCAGACCCTTCTGGTCACATCTGTCCTCTCGGTTGACACTGAAGTTCATGGTGACCACACCCAAACTGAGCACCAACATCTGGGAAAAAACACTCAGCTCCATCCACCTACTGGGTTCTTCACTCCTGTCCAGGTGGAATAAATTTGTCTCTGTGCTTCGTGAAGCTCTGAGACTTTTTTAGATGAAAAAGTCAAATGTGGAAACCTGGTTGGCAGAAAGGTCCCTCACAGTTGTTGGTGCAGAAATATGTTTCTGGGTGGCTGAGTGTTCCAGAATGCACGGAGCGTCTTGCCCACAGTGAGGACTGACAGGGCAGCAGGAACACCAGAAAGGTGTTTTGGAGTTCACCATGCTGAGCGACGCCCGAAGGCCCCGAGCCCGGAGCAGGCAACTTCCCAGTAGCAGGTCTGCTGGGGTGGCGGCAGAGTTTTCTATCAAGGCCGTGCGAGGTGGCATTGCGAGACTGTGGCATCGTGACCAAGGTTGCTTACCTAGGATCCCAGCCATATTTCTGAGCTTAGTTGAAATGTTGCCTCTTCTGGGTGTGTGCGCCCTGGACTCGCTCCCACCGGTGTCAGAGGACGTCCGAACGCCCAACTGCCTTCCCGGTTCcacccctgctcgtactctcctTGTCTGTGGAGCTGCGTGACCAGAGGCATCACGGAAGAGGGGGCctcacctgggtttgaatccagtgCAGCCACATGTTAATTGTGTGACACTGGCCATACGGCTTCACCTTTCTGAGCTTTAgccccttatctgtaaaataggaataatactCACTCTAGGGCATTGTTTGAAAGATTGAACGTAGGGCATGAGAACATTTGACATGTACTAGGCATTTAATGGTacatattgccttttttttttttttttttttttgtagactgtaagctctttaaaaaaaatcttgttcttcttatccccagcacctggcacagtgcctgggacataagtaggtactcagtaaatgtttattcaagtcaAATGAATTACTTTTAGCACAAGTGGTTCTCAaaatttcttttgtccttttattGTTCCCTAAATAACGTTAACCCATGTTTTGACTTCTGTTCTTTTAATGAAAGAGCTGCAGAAGACATCACACATCCCAAAGCGGGACCGTGTGCGTGTGATGCAAGAGGTCTTTGGAAATCTACGTGCCTAGATCTGGTTGATGCTGTAAGAACAAGCTGGCTTTGATGACCCatcaaatatgctttttttttttttttcccttccagattCTTAGAATTTGCACCAGGTATACCCCAGAACAAGACACCATGACTTTTTCAGATGGCCTTACCCTAAATCGAACTCAGATGCACAATGCTGGATTTGGTCCTCTGACTGACCTTGTGTTCACCTTTGCCAACCAGCTCCTGCCTTTGGAAATGGATGACACAGAAACAGGCCTTCTTAGTGCCATCTGCTTAATCTGTGGAGGTACCAACTACCTAGAAAACCCTCATGAGATTCCATGAAGAGCAACTTGCACTTGTCATTTATGGGAAATTCCCATCTCCATTCCAGAGTTATTTTGCATGGAAAAAGACACATGAATAAATAGCCAGGCATGCATGCTTGGGGTCCGTTGCATTTTTCCATAtggttataaattaaataaaggtaCTTGGGATCCTGTTGCTCTGAAATACCACAGTGCTATTTCTCCAGTTGCCACAGGTATTATTTCAAAGGTAGGATCAGACTGTTGTAAAATAAATTGCCCGgggacattttaatgataatgCTAGGGACTTGATTGTGCTGTTTGCTAATTTAGTGGCTGGGACTACAATTCATTGGTTTGtctcccccaacccacccccaccccaacacccaAACCTTGAAGGACCAGGATAAAATATGGCTTTCTGCTCTGTACTGACCCCTACTGGCTCACAGGAGGTTGAATCATAAGTGGTTAAAAAGTAATGGCTTTGATTACAGGGCCTGTTTACCTTGCTGTTAGAACCATCCTGCTCAAGGCTTGTTTGAATTCAGTTCAGTAGTGACACCTCCTGGTCACAAGGAGTAATTCTCTTCCTGGAACAAAAGCAACCAGGCATCAGAAGGTGCTTTTGACCAGCAAGAGGGACATGTTCAAGTATCACTGCCTAAAGCAGTTCCCTGTATCTTCAAAGCTGTGTATGTGATGGaatcatcacattaataaaatgataatgtgCCAGGAGGAACAAGGACGCACGCTCACCTGGCAGGTGCGTGACTCTTGCTGCCCTAATTGTTTATCCTTTATTCCTGCTGTCTAGACCGCCAGGACCTTGAGGAACCAACAAAAGTAGATAAGCTACAAGAACCACTGCTGGAAGCACTAAAAATTTATATCCGAAAGAGACGACCCAGCAAGCCTCACATGTTTCCAAAGATCTTAATGAAAATCACAGATCTCCGCAGCATCAGTGCGAAAGGTAGGTCTTGAAGTCTATGTTGTATTCACCAAGTGGTCCTGACTTGTTTTTAAACTGATGTTTTCATTCAGGATGTTTGATAATAgctgtctttttgttgttgttgttccggAATATTCATTTCTCATGGAAATCAGAAGGAATATAGtattcaccctttaaaaaaaaaaaaaaaaaaaaaaaaacttaaatcttATCCTGCTCAATGATCTTAATAGATTGAGTTTATAATTCAGATTACTAAGTAAATAGAAAAACTGTTTTCAGGAGAATGTACTCTGTGACAGCCTTTTTCATCTCATGCCTTGGCACACATGCTCTGGTTGCTATAAACTTGACTCCAGTTTTTCCTGATCATCCAAACCTGGGGAAAATGAATAGTACTTAGGGCAGTTGTTACTGGGTGAAGTCTCTCTCTCCATCGGTGTTGCCGTTGCTATCTCGCGTGTAGGCAGATTTACTTCTGCACACTTCTCAGCGAAGGAACTCTTGCTCTCCTGAGAGGTATAAATATTCTTGGCCTAGTGATTTTCAGTTTGTGTGGCAACGCGAGCAATTACAGAAGTGCCTAGAGCTATATCACAGTTGAGTGTTAGCGTCGGGCTTTGCTGTGTGGAGAGAAAACTCAGCAGCTATCCCTGGTGCCCAGCCTGCTGCggtccttctccttccccattaGCGTGCTCTGCCCCCGAAGGCCTGGCCGAGCCAAGGAACCAACTCTGCATTTCACAAAGTGCTTAAAAAACACGGTGAATTTGTTGGACGAGGAGTCTCGATTCTTGAGCTACTTCTAAGAGATTTCCTCGATGAGCCGTTTCTGGGTTCATCCTTAGCATGGGGTTCAGAGTCTCTGCAAACAGCAGATACCAGTGCTTGGCCATTAGAATTACGAggtctttgattttaaaaacaatttttttttcaacgtttatttatttttgggacagagagagacagagcatgaacgggggaggggcagagagagagggagacacagaatcggaaacaggctccaggctctgagccatcagcccagagcccgacgcggggctcgaactcccggaccgcgagatcgtgacctggctgaagtcggacgcttaaccgactgcgccacccaggcgccccaggtctttgattttaaaaagtgaggctGTTTAACTTAATACTGTCATTGTCTAGATCTAGCTAGACCGGTGCTAATAGAATTTACTGTGATTATGGACATACTCTCTGATCTGCCTTGTCCAATACAAGGAGCCACTAGCTACACGTGGCTCTCGAGCACTAAAAAAGTGTCTAATTCAATCGAGGCACTGTTTGTCCTGATTGTAATGTAGCAAATTTAAATCATCGCACGTGGCTAGTGCCTGTTGCCCTGGACAGGGCTGTGCTGCGTCCAAGTTGACAAGCCGCCCATTTGTTAGTTGTTACCGGTCGCTTCCTTCCTTTGCGGGTAACTGGTATCCTTGAGAACTGTCTTGTTGGAAGACACGCTCTTTCTGGTCTTTTATCAAGAACGTCTCTTTGTAAATTAAGTGAATATATGTTGACACCGTTTCCTACAACTGACTCGGGCATGGGAGCAGCACATTTAAGGAAGTCACCGCATCTGTGCTGCTTTTCTGTAGATGgagtagaaatatttaaatgtcgTAAAATTAGGGTAGCCTCTGGAAGGCACTGGCAGCACGGTTTTCACCAAAACCCTCGTTCAAGTCAGTGAAGGTGGAGCCTTAGTTCTTCAACTTGACTCCTTATCTCTACCAGATTTCTATTATCTCTCTTTAAAAGGTGCAGAACGTGTAATTACCTTGAAAATGGAAATTCCTGGATCAATGCCACCTCTCATTCAGGAAATGCTGGAGAATTCTGAAGGACATGAACCCTTGACCCCCAGTTCGAGCGGGAACCCAGCGGAGCACAGTCCCAGCATCTCACCCAGCTCGGTGGAAAACAGCGGGGTCAGTCAGTCACCACTGGTGCAATAAGACACTTTCCAGCCACTTCAAACATTCCCCAGTACCTTCAGTTCCAG
Encoded here:
- the RARB gene encoding retinoic acid receptor beta isoform X4; this translates as MIYTCHRDKNCVINKVTRNRCQYCRLQKCFEVGMSKESVRNDRNKKKKEPSKQECTESYEMTAELDDLTEKIRKAHQETFPSLCQLGKYTTNSSADHRVRLDLGLWDKFSELATKCIIKIVEFAKRLPGFTGLTIADQITLLKAACLDILILRICTRYTPEQDTMTFSDGLTLNRTQMHNAGFGPLTDLVFTFANQLLPLEMDDTETGLLSAICLICGDRQDLEEPTKVDKLQEPLLEALKIYIRKRRPSKPHMFPKILMKITDLRSISAKGAERVITLKMEIPGSMPPLIQEMLENSEGHEPLTPSSSGNPAEHSPSISPSSVENSGVSQSPLVQ